A genomic window from Lotus japonicus ecotype B-129 chromosome 1, LjGifu_v1.2 includes:
- the LOC130734197 gene encoding 7-deoxyloganetin glucosyltransferase-like: MISRCVVINLVKFDKHRHLPAPIFPIKSGVPKLHHFNLPYKHELDAYSFFCSKKEWRSTSYKLKKKPHVVCIPYPAQGHINPMLKLAKVLHFKGGFHVTFVHTEHSHKRLLKARGPDSLNGLPSFRFETIPDGLPAETDVDVTQDRDTLCESIRRTCLPHFKNLLSKFSNASSDVPPVSCIVSDGVMSFTLDAAIELNIPEVLFWTTSACGFMGYVQYRQLIIKGLIPIKGITLMNFISTTKNGFIDAHVRV; the protein is encoded by the coding sequence ATGATAAGTAGATGTGTTGTTATCAATCTCGTAAAATTTGATAAACATCGCCACTTGCCAGCTCCGATCTTCCCTATAAAATCTGGTGTACCAAAACTACATCATTTCAATCTTCCCTATAAACATGAATTAGATGCCTATTCTTTCTTTTGTAGCAAAAAAGAATGGAGATCGACTTCGTACAAACTGAAAAAGAAGCCTCATGTTGTGTGCATCCCATACCCAGCACAAGGTCACATAAATCCAATGCTGAAACTGGCAAAGGTTCTCCATTTCAAAGGAGGTTTTCATGTAACTTTTGTCCACACAGAACACAGCCACAAACGCCTTCTCAAAGCAAGAGGCCCTGATTCCCTTAATGGTCTCCCTTCATTTCGCTTTGAAACCATCCCTGATGGCCTTCCAGCTGAGACTGATGTGGATGTCACACAGGACAGAGATACCTTGTGTGAGTCCATCAGAAGAACTTGCTTGCCTCACTTTAAAAACCTTCTTTCCAAATTCAGTAATGCCTCCTCAGATGTTCCTCCTGTAAGCTGCATAGTTTCTGATGGGGTTATGAGCTTCACTCTGGATGCTGCCATAGAATTGAACATCCCAGAGGTGCTGTTTTGGACCACAAGCGCATGTGGCTTTATGGGTTATGTTCAGTATCGCCAACTCATTATAAAGGGCCTAATACCTATCAAAGGTATTACATTGATGAATTTCATCAGTACAACAAAAAATGGGTTTATAGATGCACATGTGAGAGTTTAA